One part of the Pseudomonas urmiensis genome encodes these proteins:
- the hflC gene encoding protease modulator HflC: protein MSNKSLIALIAAVVLAIVAWNSFYIVAQTERAVLLQFGRVVQADVQPGLHVKIPYVNQVRKFDARLMTLDAPTQRFLTLEKKAVMVDAYAKWRVKDSDRFYTATSGLKQIADERLSRRLESGLRDQFGKRTLHEVVSGERDALMADITASLNRMANKELGIEVVDVRVKAIDLPKEVNRSVFDRMSTEREREAREHRAKGNELAEGIRADADRQRRVLLAEAYRESEETRGDGDAQAAAIYAKAYSQDADFYAFHRSLQAYRASFSNKSDVLVLDPKNEFFRYLDKSKP from the coding sequence ATGAGCAATAAATCGCTGATCGCCCTGATCGCCGCAGTTGTGCTGGCTATCGTGGCCTGGAACAGCTTCTACATCGTGGCCCAGACCGAGCGTGCGGTATTGCTGCAATTCGGTCGTGTGGTTCAGGCCGATGTTCAGCCTGGTCTGCATGTGAAGATCCCGTACGTCAACCAGGTGCGCAAGTTCGACGCCCGCCTGATGACCCTGGATGCTCCGACCCAGCGCTTCCTGACCCTTGAGAAGAAAGCGGTAATGGTCGACGCCTACGCCAAATGGCGCGTGAAGGACTCCGATCGCTTCTACACCGCGACTTCGGGCCTCAAGCAGATCGCTGATGAGCGTCTGTCGCGTCGTCTGGAAAGCGGCCTGCGTGACCAGTTCGGTAAACGCACCCTGCACGAGGTGGTTTCCGGTGAACGTGACGCGCTGATGGCTGACATCACCGCTTCGCTGAACCGCATGGCTAACAAAGAGCTGGGTATCGAGGTGGTCGACGTGCGCGTCAAGGCCATCGACCTGCCGAAGGAAGTTAACCGCAGCGTGTTCGATCGTATGAGCACTGAGCGTGAGCGTGAAGCGCGTGAGCATCGCGCCAAGGGTAACGAGCTGGCTGAAGGTATCCGCGCCGATGCCGACCGTCAGCGTCGCGTACTGCTCGCCGAAGCGTATCGTGAGTCCGAAGAAACCCGCGGTGATGGTGACGCCCAGGCGGCTGCCATCTATGCCAAGGCCTACAGCCAGGACGCTGATTTCTATGCGTTCCACCGTAGTCTGCAGGCCTACCGCGCAAGCTTCTCGAACAAGAGCGATGTGCTGGTCCTGGATCCGAAGAACGAGTTCTTCCGCTACCTGGACAAGAGCAAGCCCTGA
- the hflK gene encoding FtsH protease activity modulator HflK: protein MAWNEPGGNSNNQDPWGGRRGGGGGGDKKGPPDLDEAFRKLQDSLNGMFGGSKKRGGGDRNIGKGGGYGLLGIGLAVLAAIWLYSAVYVVDEQEQAVVLRFGKYYETVGPGLNIYFPPIDRKYMENVTRERAYTKQGQMLTEDENIVEVPLTVQYKITNLQDFVLNVDQPEVSLQHATDSALRHVVGSTSMDQVLTEGREQMAVDIRERLQRFLDTYRTGITVTQVNVQSAAAPREVQEAFDDVIRAREDEQRARNQAESYANGVVPEARGQAQRIIEDANGYRDEVIARAKGEADRFTKLVSEYRKAPDVTRQRLYLETMQEVYSNSSKVMVATKDGQNNLLYLPLDKMVEGSRNTSAAAGSSASPSVNDAAVRAAQDLQQQQQSLRTRESR from the coding sequence ATGGCTTGGAACGAGCCGGGTGGCAACTCGAACAATCAGGATCCCTGGGGCGGCCGCCGTGGCGGCGGCGGTGGTGGCGACAAGAAAGGACCACCGGATCTCGACGAGGCCTTCCGCAAGCTGCAGGACAGCCTGAACGGCATGTTCGGCGGCAGCAAAAAACGCGGCGGTGGTGACCGCAATATCGGCAAGGGTGGCGGCTACGGCCTGCTGGGCATAGGCCTGGCGGTGTTGGCTGCGATCTGGCTGTACAGTGCCGTGTACGTGGTCGACGAGCAGGAGCAGGCCGTCGTGCTGCGCTTCGGCAAGTACTATGAGACCGTGGGTCCAGGCCTGAACATCTATTTCCCGCCGATCGACCGCAAGTACATGGAGAACGTCACGCGTGAGCGTGCGTACACCAAGCAGGGGCAGATGCTCACCGAAGACGAGAACATCGTCGAGGTGCCGCTGACCGTGCAGTACAAGATCACCAACCTGCAGGACTTCGTGCTTAACGTCGACCAGCCGGAAGTGAGCTTGCAGCATGCGACCGACAGCGCCCTGCGCCACGTGGTGGGTTCCACCTCGATGGATCAGGTGCTGACCGAAGGCCGTGAGCAGATGGCCGTGGATATCCGCGAACGCCTGCAACGCTTCCTCGACACCTACCGTACCGGTATCACCGTCACCCAGGTCAACGTACAGAGCGCGGCAGCCCCGCGTGAAGTGCAGGAAGCCTTCGACGACGTGATCCGTGCCCGGGAAGACGAGCAACGTGCCCGCAACCAGGCTGAGTCCTACGCCAATGGCGTGGTGCCGGAAGCCCGTGGTCAGGCCCAGCGCATCATCGAGGATGCCAACGGCTACCGCGATGAAGTGATTGCCCGCGCCAAGGGTGAGGCCGACCGCTTCACCAAGCTGGTCAGCGAGTACCGCAAGGCGCCGGACGTCACCCGTCAGCGTCTGTACCTGGAGACCATGCAAGAGGTCTACAGCAACTCGAGCAAGGTCATGGTGGCAACCAAGGACGGGCAGAACAACCTGCTCTACCTGCCACTGGACAAGATGGTCGAAGGCAGCCGCAACACGTCGGCCGCGGCCGGCAGCAGCGCGTCGCCATCGGTCAACGATGCGGCCGTGCGTGCAGCGCAGGACCTGCAACAGCAACAACAGTCGCTGCGTACTAGGGAGAGCCGCTGA
- a CDS encoding extracellular solute-binding protein translates to MTIRPQPLMRTLAAAVLSLVIGAPAAMADDPVSLTLYNGQHKEIGEAIAKAYEAKTGIHINIRKGSSNQLASQIIEEGERSPADVIYTEESPPLNNLGELGLLAKIDDATLNMLPKEYVAANGSWMGVTARTRVVVFNPKKIDQKDLPQSVMDFANPEWDGRVGFVPTSGAFQEQAVAILKMHGRDAAEEWLTGLKAFGKTYTNNMVALKAVEKGEVDAVLVNNYYWYALKRERGQLDSQLYYLADGDAGGLVTISGAAAVKASKHPKEAQALLNWMASEEGQRVITQTTAEYPLHKGMVSDQGLKPFEELRPPQITPADLGNAEEALELEREVGLL, encoded by the coding sequence ATGACGATCCGTCCGCAACCGCTGATGCGCACCCTGGCCGCCGCTGTTCTGAGCCTGGTGATCGGCGCTCCGGCCGCCATGGCAGACGACCCGGTCAGCCTGACTTTGTACAACGGTCAGCACAAGGAAATCGGCGAGGCCATCGCCAAGGCCTACGAGGCCAAGACCGGCATTCATATCAATATCCGCAAAGGCAGCAGCAACCAGCTGGCCAGCCAGATCATCGAAGAAGGCGAGCGCTCGCCTGCCGACGTCATCTATACCGAAGAGTCGCCGCCGCTGAACAACCTCGGCGAGCTGGGCCTGCTGGCCAAGATCGACGACGCCACCCTGAACATGCTGCCCAAGGAATACGTTGCCGCCAACGGCAGCTGGATGGGCGTGACCGCGCGCACCCGCGTGGTGGTGTTCAACCCGAAGAAGATCGACCAGAAAGACCTGCCGCAATCGGTGATGGACTTCGCCAACCCTGAATGGGATGGCCGCGTGGGCTTCGTGCCGACAAGCGGCGCCTTCCAGGAGCAAGCCGTGGCCATCCTCAAGATGCACGGTCGCGATGCTGCCGAAGAGTGGCTGACTGGCCTGAAAGCCTTCGGCAAGACCTACACCAACAACATGGTCGCCCTGAAGGCCGTGGAAAAAGGCGAAGTCGATGCCGTGCTGGTCAACAACTACTACTGGTATGCCCTCAAGCGTGAGCGCGGCCAGCTGGATTCGCAGCTGTACTACCTGGCAGACGGCGACGCCGGCGGCCTGGTGACTATCTCCGGCGCCGCTGCAGTCAAGGCCAGCAAGCACCCGAAAGAAGCCCAGGCCCTGCTCAACTGGATGGCCAGCGAGGAAGGCCAGCGCGTAATCACCCAGACCACCGCCGAATACCCGCTGCATAAAGGCATGGTCTCTGACCAGGGCCTGAAGCCGTTCGAAGAGCTGCGTCCGCCGCAGATCACCCCAGCCGACCTTGGTAACGCCGAGGAAGCCCTGGAGCTTGAGCGCGAGGTCGGCCTGCTCTAA
- a CDS encoding adenylosuccinate synthase, producing MGKNVVVLGTQWGDEGKGKIVDLLTEHAAAVVRYQGGHNAGHTLVINGEKTVLHLIPSGILREGVQCLIGNGVVVAPDALMREITKLEEKGVPVRERLRISPAAPLILSYHVALDQAREKARGEAKIGTTGRGIGPAYEDKVARRGLRVGDLFHRERFAAKLGELLDYHNFQLVNYYKEPAIDFQQTLDECMAYAEQLKPMMLDVTAELHNLRRAGKDIMFEGAQGSLLDIDHGTYPYVTSSNTTAGGISTGSGVGPMYLDYILGITKAYTTRVGSGPFPTELFDETGATLAKRGHEFGSTTGRARRCGWFDAVILRRAIDVNSISGICLTKLDVLDGLETINICVGYKNENGAVIDAPSDADSYIGLEPVYEEMPGWSESTLGAKTLEELPAAARAYIKRIEELTGAPIDIISTGPDRNETIVLRHPFA from the coding sequence ATGGGTAAGAATGTCGTCGTCCTGGGCACCCAATGGGGTGATGAGGGCAAAGGCAAGATCGTTGATCTGCTGACCGAACATGCTGCCGCCGTAGTGCGCTACCAGGGCGGTCACAACGCGGGCCACACCCTGGTGATCAACGGTGAGAAAACCGTTCTGCACCTGATTCCTTCCGGCATCCTGCGTGAAGGCGTGCAGTGCCTGATCGGCAACGGCGTAGTCGTTGCTCCCGATGCCTTGATGCGTGAAATCACCAAGCTCGAAGAGAAGGGTGTACCGGTACGTGAGCGCCTGCGCATCAGCCCGGCTGCGCCGCTGATCCTGTCCTACCACGTAGCACTGGACCAGGCCCGTGAAAAGGCCCGTGGCGAAGCCAAGATCGGCACCACCGGTCGTGGTATCGGCCCAGCTTACGAAGACAAAGTGGCCCGTCGCGGCCTGCGCGTGGGCGACCTGTTCCACCGCGAGCGTTTCGCTGCCAAGCTCGGTGAGCTGCTGGACTACCACAACTTCCAGCTGGTCAATTACTACAAAGAGCCGGCCATCGACTTCCAGCAGACCCTGGACGAGTGCATGGCCTACGCCGAGCAGCTCAAGCCGATGATGCTCGACGTCACCGCCGAGTTGCACAACCTGCGTCGCGCCGGCAAGGACATCATGTTCGAAGGTGCCCAGGGCTCGCTGCTGGATATCGACCACGGTACCTACCCGTACGTCACCAGCTCCAACACCACTGCTGGTGGCATTTCCACCGGTTCCGGCGTTGGCCCGATGTACCTGGACTACATCCTCGGTATTACCAAGGCCTACACCACTCGTGTCGGTTCCGGTCCGTTCCCGACCGAGCTGTTCGACGAGACTGGCGCCACCCTGGCCAAGCGCGGCCATGAGTTCGGCTCCACCACCGGTCGTGCCCGTCGTTGCGGCTGGTTCGATGCCGTCATCCTGCGTCGCGCCATCGACGTCAACAGCATCTCGGGCATCTGCCTGACCAAGCTGGACGTACTCGACGGCCTGGAAACCATCAACATCTGTGTTGGCTACAAGAACGAGAATGGTGCAGTGATCGATGCGCCTTCCGATGCTGACAGCTACATCGGCCTGGAGCCAGTGTACGAAGAGATGCCAGGCTGGAGCGAGTCGACCCTCGGTGCCAAGACCCTGGAAGAGCTGCCAGCCGCTGCTCGCGCCTACATCAAGCGCATCGAAGAGCTGACCGGCGCGCCGATCGACATCATTTCGACCGGCCCGGATCGCAACGAGACTATCGTTCTGCGTCATCCGTTCGCCTGA
- a CDS encoding ABC transporter permease, protein MTAALPLSAQARFVPRRKRPSIWVVLPVLFLVTMSLLPLLYVALKAWEAGWREALHLLWRPFVWGLMRNTMLLMVGVTLVCMVVGLALAWLLERSDLPGRRLWGVVLCLPFAVPSFVSSFTWVSLSSGFEGLAGAILVMALSKYPLVFLPVAATLRNVDTSLEESARTLGCSRWGVFFKVTLPLLWPSMLGGALLIALHMLVEFGALSILGLQTFTTAIYQQFELEFSNANAAMLSAVLLALCLVMLTLELRVRGKARHVRIGQGVARRAQPVKLRGWMPLAQVFCLALAILGSGIPLAMLGYWLSVGSSAAFPVGEISKALFTSLSVSLGGAGFCVLLALPISFLVVRYKGRLAIWAERLPYLLHALPGLVIALTLVFFALHYVPALYQTTALLILAYALLFLPLAQAPVRTALNKASPTLEEAARTLGASSFSAFCRVTLPIIFPALAAAFALVFLDAMKELTATLLLSPTGMTTLATEVWAHTANVEFAAAAPYAALLIVVSGLPVYLLTTRMYLNKA, encoded by the coding sequence ATGACTGCCGCCCTGCCCCTCTCAGCCCAGGCGCGTTTCGTGCCACGCCGCAAGCGCCCCTCGATCTGGGTGGTGCTGCCTGTCCTGTTCCTGGTGACAATGAGCTTGCTGCCGTTGCTGTACGTCGCGCTCAAGGCCTGGGAGGCCGGCTGGCGGGAAGCATTGCATCTGCTCTGGCGACCCTTCGTCTGGGGGCTGATGCGCAACACGATGCTGTTGATGGTGGGTGTCACCTTGGTGTGCATGGTGGTCGGCCTGGCTTTGGCCTGGCTGCTCGAGCGCAGCGACCTGCCAGGGCGGCGCTTGTGGGGCGTGGTGCTGTGCCTGCCATTTGCCGTGCCGTCGTTCGTCAGCAGCTTCACCTGGGTGTCGCTGAGCTCGGGCTTCGAAGGGCTGGCGGGGGCGATCCTGGTCATGGCGCTGTCCAAGTACCCGCTGGTATTCCTGCCAGTGGCGGCCACCCTGCGCAATGTCGACACCTCCCTGGAGGAGTCGGCGCGCACCCTGGGCTGCAGCCGTTGGGGGGTGTTCTTCAAGGTCACTTTACCGCTGCTGTGGCCGTCGATGCTCGGCGGCGCCCTGCTGATCGCCCTGCACATGCTGGTGGAGTTCGGCGCCCTGTCGATCCTTGGCTTGCAGACGTTCACCACGGCGATCTATCAGCAGTTCGAGCTGGAGTTCAGCAACGCCAACGCCGCCATGCTATCGGCGGTGTTGCTGGCGCTGTGCCTGGTGATGCTGACCCTGGAGCTGCGCGTACGCGGCAAGGCGCGGCATGTGCGGATCGGCCAGGGCGTTGCGCGTCGTGCGCAGCCGGTGAAGCTGCGTGGCTGGATGCCGCTGGCGCAGGTGTTTTGCCTGGCTCTGGCGATTCTAGGCAGCGGGATTCCCCTGGCCATGCTCGGTTACTGGCTGAGTGTCGGCTCATCGGCGGCGTTCCCGGTGGGTGAGATCAGCAAAGCGCTGTTCACGTCCCTGTCGGTGTCATTGGGCGGCGCTGGTTTCTGCGTGCTGCTGGCGTTGCCGATCAGCTTCCTGGTGGTGCGTTATAAAGGTCGCCTGGCGATCTGGGCCGAACGCCTGCCCTACCTGCTGCATGCCCTGCCCGGACTGGTGATTGCCCTGACCCTGGTGTTCTTCGCCCTGCATTATGTGCCGGCGCTGTACCAGACCACCGCATTGCTGATCCTGGCGTATGCGCTGTTGTTCCTGCCGCTGGCCCAGGCACCGGTGCGCACGGCGCTGAACAAGGCGTCGCCGACCCTGGAAGAAGCCGCTCGCACGCTGGGCGCGAGCAGCTTCAGCGCGTTCTGCCGGGTGACCTTGCCGATTATCTTCCCGGCGCTGGCGGCGGCGTTTGCGTTGGTATTCCTGGATGCGATGAAGGAGCTGACAGCGACCCTGCTGCTTAGCCCGACCGGGATGACCACCTTGGCGACCGAGGTGTGGGCGCATACCGCCAATGTCGAGTTCGCGGCGGCCGCGCCTTATGCGGCATTGCTGATTGTGGTTTCGGGATTGCCGGTTTATTTGCTGACTACACGGATGTATTTGAACAAGGCATAA
- a CDS encoding ATP phosphoribosyltransferase regulatory subunit, translating into MATVDRWLLPDGIEEVLPPEAARIEIARRQVLDLFQSWGYELVVTPHIEYLESLLTGASQDLDLHTFKVVDPQSGRLMGFRADFTPQVARIDAHTLRREGPSRLCYAGSVLHAQPRQLSTSRSPIQLGAELYGDASPTSDVEVISLMLAMLQLADVPDVHMDLGHVGIYRGLSRAANLSGDAEQQLFDALQRKAVDEVNALTADLPKDVGNMLRALTELCGGREVLAEARVRLGRAPASVLAALDDLLAIADRLAARYPDLPLYFDLGELRGYNYHTGVVFAVFVPGVGQSIAQGGRYDDIGADFGRARPATGFSTDLKTLVTLGRAEVVLPSGGIWMPDSGDAALWQMVCQLRNEGQRVVQALPGQPLSAALEADCDRQLIQQDGRWQVLPLTH; encoded by the coding sequence ATGGCAACGGTAGACCGCTGGCTGCTGCCAGATGGCATCGAGGAAGTACTGCCACCTGAAGCCGCGCGCATCGAGATCGCGCGTCGCCAGGTGTTGGACCTGTTCCAGAGTTGGGGTTACGAACTGGTCGTTACCCCGCATATCGAGTACCTGGAATCGCTGCTCACCGGTGCCAGCCAGGACCTGGACCTGCATACCTTCAAGGTGGTCGACCCGCAGTCTGGCCGCCTGATGGGCTTCCGTGCCGACTTCACTCCACAGGTCGCGCGCATCGATGCGCACACCCTGCGCCGTGAAGGCCCGAGCCGCCTGTGCTATGCCGGTAGCGTGCTGCACGCCCAGCCACGCCAGTTGTCCACCTCGCGCAGCCCGATCCAGTTGGGCGCCGAGCTGTACGGCGATGCAAGCCCAACCAGCGACGTCGAGGTCATCAGCCTGATGTTGGCGATGCTGCAGCTGGCCGACGTGCCGGATGTGCACATGGACCTGGGCCACGTCGGTATCTACCGCGGCCTGTCGCGCGCCGCCAACCTGTCGGGCGATGCCGAGCAGCAGCTGTTCGATGCCCTGCAGCGCAAGGCGGTCGATGAAGTCAACGCGTTGACTGCCGACCTGCCCAAGGACGTCGGCAATATGCTGCGCGCCCTCACCGAGCTGTGCGGTGGTCGCGAAGTGCTGGCCGAGGCCCGTGTACGCCTGGGCCGTGCGCCGGCCAGTGTGCTGGCTGCCCTGGATGACCTGCTGGCGATCGCTGATCGCCTGGCAGCGCGTTATCCGGACCTGCCGCTGTACTTCGACCTTGGCGAGCTACGCGGTTACAACTATCACACCGGCGTGGTGTTCGCCGTGTTCGTACCGGGGGTCGGTCAGTCGATCGCCCAGGGCGGACGCTACGATGACATCGGCGCCGACTTTGGCCGGGCACGCCCGGCCACCGGTTTCTCCACGGATTTGAAGACCCTGGTCACACTGGGGCGAGCGGAGGTCGTATTGCCGTCTGGCGGGATCTGGATGCCCGACAGCGGTGACGCGGCCCTCTGGCAGATGGTCTGCCAGTTGCGCAACGAGGGCCAGCGTGTGGTCCAGGCTCTGCCTGGGCAACCGCTGAGTGCTGCCCTTGAGGCGGATTGTGATCGGCAATTGATTCAGCAAGACGGGCGCTGGCAGGTTCTGCCGCTGACCCATTGA